A stretch of Synechococcus sp. WH 8020 DNA encodes these proteins:
- the lptB gene encoding LPS export ABC transporter ATP-binding protein produces MSLSLDQVTLTLGGRTLVRSLSLTLKPGEVIGLLGPNGAGKTTSFNLVIGLLRPDRGQVLLDGHPVADLSMPQRARLGIGYLPQEPSVFRQLTVQENLELVLAQSGLSKVDSHHRLQQLIEDFHLEPFIHRCGYQLSGGERRRCEVARALAVGLEGPRYLLLDEPFAGVDPLAVADLQQMIHGLRQRGMGILITDHNVRETLAITDRAYILTDGSILASGRSDEVAHDPLVRRHYLGEGFQL; encoded by the coding sequence ATGAGTTTGAGTCTCGATCAGGTCACATTGACTCTTGGTGGCCGGACATTGGTTCGCTCTCTTTCACTCACCTTGAAGCCTGGTGAGGTGATTGGCCTGCTTGGGCCTAATGGGGCAGGCAAAACCACCAGCTTCAATTTAGTGATTGGGCTGTTGCGTCCTGATCGTGGTCAAGTTCTGCTGGACGGACATCCCGTTGCGGATCTTTCGATGCCCCAAAGGGCTCGTCTTGGAATTGGCTACTTGCCTCAGGAACCCAGTGTGTTTCGCCAATTGACCGTTCAAGAAAATCTTGAATTGGTGTTGGCTCAAAGCGGACTTTCCAAAGTTGATAGTCATCATCGACTCCAACAATTAATCGAGGATTTTCATCTCGAACCGTTCATCCACCGTTGCGGCTATCAGCTTTCAGGTGGTGAACGAAGGCGCTGCGAAGTGGCCCGTGCCCTCGCTGTTGGTTTGGAGGGTCCTCGCTATTTACTCCTTGATGAACCCTTCGCTGGGGTTGATCCGTTGGCGGTGGCGGATCTTCAGCAAATGATCCATGGATTACGCCAGCGAGGAATGGGCATTCTCATCACTGACCATAACGTCCGCGAAACCCTTGCAATTACTGATCGGGCCTACATTTTGACGGATGGCAGCATCCTCGCTTCAGGTCGTTCCGATGAAGTCGCCCATGACCCACTGGTACGTCGTCACTATCTCGGGGAGGGTTTTCAGCTTTGA
- the chlP gene encoding geranylgeranyl reductase: MLRVAVVGGGPSGSCAAEVLARAGIKTWLFERKLDNAKPCGGAIPLCMVEEFDLPDSIIDRKVRNMKMISPSNREVDIKLDPLGYDDNAYIGMCRREVFDSFLRNRAADLGTTLINGLVQKIDTGDKRQGPYTLHYADYSAGGPTGEMKSLEVDLIIGADGANSRVAKAMDAGDYKVAIAFQERIKLPAEEMVYYEDLAEMYVGTDVSPDFYAWVFPKYDHVAVGTGTMQQNQSLIKGLQRGIRERARKRLFKGEVIKVEAHPIPEHPRPRRVVGRMALVGDAAGYVTKSSGEGIYFAAKSGRMCAEAIVEISKNGTQMPTEKEIKNTYLKRWDRKYGATYIVLDILQRIFYRTDAAREAFVEMCDDQDVQKLTFDSYLYKKVVMMNPWQQVKLTARTLASLLRGQALAPSSYHSVPSAVGRSDGDFLADEAAQAIKAQSSSHAPKKSEAEIEEERSKVTAG; the protein is encoded by the coding sequence ATGCTGAGAGTTGCCGTTGTCGGTGGTGGACCGAGCGGATCCTGTGCCGCAGAAGTGCTTGCACGGGCCGGCATCAAGACTTGGTTATTCGAGAGAAAACTTGATAACGCCAAGCCTTGCGGGGGAGCGATTCCGCTTTGCATGGTTGAGGAATTCGATCTTCCCGATTCGATCATCGACCGAAAAGTTCGGAACATGAAGATGATTTCACCCTCCAATCGGGAGGTGGATATCAAGTTGGATCCCCTCGGTTACGACGACAACGCCTACATCGGCATGTGTCGGCGCGAGGTGTTCGACTCCTTCCTTCGCAACCGAGCTGCAGATTTAGGCACCACTCTGATTAATGGGTTGGTGCAAAAGATCGACACCGGCGACAAACGCCAAGGTCCTTACACCCTCCATTACGCCGATTACAGCGCAGGCGGTCCTACTGGCGAAATGAAAAGCCTGGAAGTGGATCTCATCATCGGCGCCGATGGGGCCAACTCCCGCGTCGCCAAAGCGATGGACGCTGGTGACTACAAGGTGGCGATCGCGTTCCAAGAGCGCATCAAGCTGCCAGCAGAAGAGATGGTGTACTACGAAGATCTCGCCGAGATGTACGTAGGAACAGATGTCTCACCCGACTTCTATGCCTGGGTCTTTCCTAAGTACGACCACGTTGCCGTGGGGACTGGAACCATGCAACAAAATCAATCCCTAATTAAGGGTCTTCAGAGAGGAATCCGCGAACGCGCCCGTAAACGCTTGTTCAAGGGCGAAGTGATCAAAGTTGAAGCTCACCCAATTCCCGAACATCCTCGCCCTCGCAGAGTGGTAGGCCGTATGGCGCTTGTGGGAGATGCCGCTGGATACGTCACCAAAAGTTCTGGAGAAGGGATCTACTTCGCCGCAAAAAGCGGTCGGATGTGTGCAGAAGCGATCGTTGAAATCTCCAAAAATGGCACCCAGATGCCCACTGAAAAAGAGATCAAGAACACTTACTTGAAACGTTGGGATCGTAAGTACGGAGCAACGTACATCGTGCTCGATATTCTTCAACGCATCTTCTATCGCACCGATGCAGCTCGAGAAGCGTTCGTTGAAATGTGCGATGACCAAGACGTCCAGAAGCTCACCTTCGACAGCTATCTGTACAAAAAGGTGGTGATGATGAATCCCTGGCAACAGGTGAAGCTCACCGCTCGCACTCTTGCCAGTCTTCTGCGTGGTCAAGCCCTAGCCCCCTCGTCGTACCACTCCGTTCCCTCAGCCGTAGGACGATCGGATGGAGACTTCCTAGCGGACGAAGCCGCCCAAGCGATCAAAGCGCAGAGCTCAAGCCATGCTCCCAAAAAAAGTGAGGCGGAGATCGAGGAAGAGCGTTCCAAGGTCACTGCAGGCTGA
- a CDS encoding LptA/OstA family protein, whose translation MFFPSLTPVMTTWTAKLSSLAALLVFSGAVLPVSAQTAAGEDSLITIESDTQSADNITGVVTAVGNVRIVYPSRGMVATSRQAQYFSRESMLVLSGDVDVVQDDGNSIRAERVTYNLDDERALAKPIPGQQVQSTLLLKQSPDSQTPLTP comes from the coding sequence ATGTTTTTTCCTTCCCTCACCCCTGTAATGACCACTTGGACTGCCAAACTCTCATCACTCGCTGCCTTGTTGGTTTTTTCTGGTGCTGTTCTTCCTGTGAGTGCGCAGACAGCAGCAGGTGAAGACAGCTTGATCACGATCGAATCGGATACACAAAGTGCTGACAACATCACGGGTGTCGTCACCGCTGTTGGCAATGTTCGGATCGTTTATCCCTCTCGTGGGATGGTGGCAACCTCCCGTCAGGCGCAGTACTTCAGCAGGGAATCGATGCTTGTATTAAGCGGAGATGTGGATGTGGTTCAGGACGATGGAAACAGTATTCGTGCTGAACGGGTCACCTACAACCTTGATGATGAACGTGCTCTGGCGAAGCCCATCCCAGGTCAGCAAGTTCAGTCGACCCTGCTGTTAAAGCAGAGCCCTGACTCGCAGACTCCCCTAACGCCATGA
- a CDS encoding M15 family metallopeptidase — MNPLGRAVATRRSTRDDIPVARRSKPASRQRPSGFGVFLACLLVGGGSLAAVWLGPGLLAGRSFLFSSDPIPVVEGIEAPPDQDGRLLGHFPYDEAIANQLVPVEAGIELHQDAALALDSMRRAAASDGIDLRLISGYRSHDLQQGIFFDVKSERNQTAEERAKVSAPPGYSEHSTGYAIDLGDGSRPDTNLSVSFETTPAFRWLQDYAASYHFTLSFPKLNPQGVSYEPWHWRFEGSAEALRQFEPARQLALGR, encoded by the coding sequence ATGAATCCTCTGGGAAGGGCCGTCGCCACTCGCCGAAGCACCCGGGATGACATTCCTGTCGCCCGTCGCTCGAAGCCTGCTTCTCGTCAGCGCCCCAGCGGGTTTGGTGTTTTTTTGGCGTGTCTTCTTGTTGGTGGAGGCAGTTTGGCTGCTGTTTGGCTAGGCCCCGGTTTGCTGGCAGGTCGTTCCTTTTTGTTTTCCTCGGATCCGATTCCAGTGGTGGAAGGGATTGAAGCGCCGCCGGATCAAGACGGTCGTCTGCTTGGACATTTCCCTTATGACGAAGCGATTGCCAACCAACTTGTGCCTGTTGAGGCTGGAATTGAGTTGCATCAGGATGCAGCACTTGCGTTGGATTCAATGCGTCGTGCTGCTGCCTCCGATGGAATCGATCTCAGGTTGATCAGTGGCTATCGCTCTCATGATTTGCAGCAGGGGATTTTCTTTGATGTGAAATCAGAACGCAATCAAACCGCCGAAGAACGGGCAAAGGTTTCGGCTCCACCGGGTTATTCCGAACACAGCACTGGCTATGCGATTGACCTTGGTGATGGCAGCCGACCCGATACGAATCTTTCGGTTTCGTTTGAGACGACTCCTGCATTTCGTTGGTTGCAGGATTACGCCGCTAGTTATCACTTCACGCTGTCCTTTCCCAAGCTGAATCCTCAGGGTGTGAGTTATGAGCCTTGGCATTGGCGTTTTGAGGGGTCTGCCGAGGCTTTGCGTCAATTTGAACCTGCACGTCAGCTGGCTCTTGGGCGTTGA
- a CDS encoding U32 family peptidase, with the protein MNTASFPELLSPAGDWKALIAAVSNGADAVYFGVEAFNARLRADNFQLVELPEIMAWLHARGVKGFLTVNVLIFADELDQASQLLLAADQAGVDALIVQDLGLCLLAKALVPSLSLHASTQMSITSAAGVAQAAAAGCERVVLARELALRDLERLQNQLRERSLSMPLEVFVHGALCVAYSGQCLTSESLGQRSANRGECAQACRLPYELLVDGESLDLGDQRYLLSPQDLSAWPLLADLVKLGISSFKIEGRLKDPTYVASVTDAYRRSLDGLDCDAVEIQRQLELGFSRGLSTGWLQGIDHRSLVHGRWSKKRGPVIGALVRVEPKGWLVLRCTESLRNGQGLVLEANDREHDPLAPPREIGGRVMEVQTMPKGLIRLRLGPGRVEVSGLRSGSPVWLTSDPQWQSTWQRRSERVMSPLERGLRVRVTGQEGQPLVLELVAPVLPNGVCCSVTSQAVLEKARDHGLDRERLLAQLGRLGGTGWRLEHLETDLGSALFLPVAELNRMRRSLLQQMADGGLTAVSQPPAMHSVLEPLESQPIVAATLERLADWRDSAVQQSDSPSLVVLVRSLEQLRALQDIGEGPITSVVADLEHPKELKEAVAIGRGCWPEGIWLAGPRITRPGERWMLEPLLKAKADGYLVRNADQLELLTGQAPCAGDFTLNVANPLSLLWFLETWGLNRVTASCDLNLSQLLDLVQASAPERMEVVLHQHMPLFHMEHCLFCSFLSEGHDHTDCGRPCEHHTVMLRDRSGVEHPLKADLGCRNTLFNGKPQTGVEALDELRQAGIRRYRLDLLDEEAEATRRRVQLYSDALLGRTLSADVWKREQIDHRLGVTRGSLRIGRENQSLPVSL; encoded by the coding sequence TTGAACACAGCATCTTTCCCAGAATTGCTTTCCCCAGCTGGGGATTGGAAGGCCTTGATAGCTGCTGTCTCCAACGGTGCTGATGCTGTTTATTTCGGCGTGGAGGCCTTTAATGCTCGACTTCGCGCAGACAATTTTCAGCTTGTTGAGCTGCCCGAGATCATGGCTTGGCTTCACGCCCGTGGAGTGAAGGGATTTCTCACAGTGAATGTTCTGATCTTTGCTGATGAGTTAGATCAGGCTTCCCAGCTGCTTTTGGCTGCAGACCAGGCTGGTGTTGATGCTCTGATCGTGCAGGACTTAGGGCTTTGCCTTCTCGCGAAAGCTCTTGTGCCCTCTTTATCCCTGCATGCATCCACTCAGATGTCGATTACGAGTGCCGCTGGTGTGGCACAGGCAGCGGCTGCGGGTTGTGAGCGGGTTGTGCTGGCGAGGGAATTAGCCCTACGCGACCTTGAGCGTCTGCAAAATCAACTGCGGGAGAGATCCCTTTCCATGCCCCTAGAGGTGTTTGTGCATGGAGCCTTATGCGTGGCCTATTCCGGTCAGTGCCTTACTAGTGAATCCCTGGGCCAGCGCAGTGCCAATCGTGGTGAATGTGCACAGGCTTGTCGTCTTCCCTATGAATTGTTGGTGGATGGTGAATCCCTCGATCTCGGGGATCAAAGGTATTTACTGTCTCCCCAGGATCTCTCCGCGTGGCCGCTCCTGGCTGATTTGGTGAAGCTCGGAATCAGTAGTTTCAAGATCGAAGGACGGCTCAAGGACCCCACCTACGTGGCGTCGGTAACGGATGCCTATCGCCGCAGTCTCGATGGCTTGGATTGTGATGCTGTGGAGATTCAACGCCAGCTTGAGCTTGGTTTCTCCAGGGGGTTGTCCACAGGTTGGCTCCAGGGAATTGATCACCGTTCTCTCGTGCATGGTCGCTGGAGCAAGAAGCGTGGACCGGTGATTGGTGCTCTGGTTCGAGTGGAGCCCAAAGGTTGGTTGGTGTTGCGTTGCACAGAAAGCCTGCGCAATGGTCAGGGTTTGGTTCTTGAAGCGAACGATCGTGAGCACGACCCTCTGGCCCCTCCTCGTGAGATCGGAGGACGGGTGATGGAGGTTCAGACGATGCCGAAGGGACTCATACGCTTGCGGCTTGGTCCGGGCCGTGTTGAGGTGTCGGGCTTGCGATCAGGCTCTCCGGTTTGGCTCACCAGTGATCCGCAATGGCAAAGCACCTGGCAGCGTCGATCGGAACGCGTGATGTCTCCGCTTGAACGAGGTCTTCGGGTTCGTGTGACCGGGCAGGAGGGGCAACCCCTGGTTCTTGAGCTGGTTGCCCCTGTTTTGCCGAATGGAGTGTGCTGCAGCGTGACCAGTCAGGCCGTTTTGGAGAAAGCCCGTGATCACGGTTTGGATCGTGAGCGTTTGCTCGCTCAGCTTGGGCGTTTGGGAGGCACGGGCTGGCGTCTTGAGCATCTGGAAACCGACCTCGGCTCAGCCTTATTTCTTCCCGTTGCTGAGCTGAACAGGATGCGACGCTCGCTGTTGCAACAGATGGCCGATGGAGGACTAACCGCGGTCTCCCAACCGCCTGCAATGCATTCGGTTTTAGAACCATTGGAGTCTCAGCCCATCGTTGCGGCCACCCTTGAGCGCTTGGCTGATTGGCGGGACTCAGCAGTGCAGCAATCCGATTCGCCATCGTTGGTTGTGCTTGTTCGGAGCCTCGAGCAGTTGCGTGCTCTTCAGGACATTGGCGAGGGACCGATTACCTCGGTTGTTGCCGATTTAGAGCATCCGAAGGAGCTCAAGGAAGCTGTGGCCATAGGCCGGGGCTGCTGGCCAGAGGGGATTTGGTTGGCAGGGCCTCGTATCACCAGACCTGGAGAACGCTGGATGTTGGAACCACTTCTCAAAGCGAAAGCGGATGGTTATCTCGTGCGAAACGCAGATCAGCTGGAATTACTGACTGGCCAGGCCCCCTGCGCTGGCGACTTCACCTTGAATGTTGCCAACCCCCTCAGTTTGCTTTGGTTCCTTGAGACCTGGGGGCTGAATCGGGTCACAGCCAGTTGTGATTTGAACCTCAGCCAATTGCTTGATTTAGTCCAGGCTTCTGCGCCGGAACGGATGGAAGTGGTCCTGCATCAACACATGCCGCTCTTCCACATGGAGCACTGTTTGTTTTGTTCGTTTCTTTCGGAAGGCCACGATCACACCGATTGCGGAAGGCCCTGTGAGCATCACACCGTGATGCTGAGAGATCGAAGTGGGGTGGAGCATCCACTGAAAGCGGATCTTGGCTGTCGCAATACCCTCTTTAATGGCAAGCCTCAGACAGGGGTCGAGGCCCTAGACGAGCTGCGTCAAGCAGGTATTCGACGTTATCGCTTGGATCTCCTTGATGAAGAGGCCGAGGCAACACGTCGGCGGGTTCAGCTCTACAGCGATGCACTTTTGGGACGCACGTTGTCAGCCGACGTTTGGAAGCGAGAGCAAATCGATCACAGACTCGGAGTGACGCGTGGCAGTTTGCGCATCGGGCGCGAAAATCAATCGTTACCAGTCTCACTTTGA
- a CDS encoding LptF/LptG family permease codes for MNHDLWISAQRQLRRLVHRIPLIDRWLLGELIGPLLFALTAFTVVSLSVGVMFDLVRKIVESNLPWTIAVQVLLLKLPSFLVISFPMATLMASLLAYSRLSANSELTALRSVGVTASRMVAPAIALALLMTSLSFLFNDVIVPRTNRSAEFTLQRALGKAIAAEKGDNIVYSRFGRVAKSDGESSKGLTQLFYAREFEDGTMIGVTVLDFSRFGFTQMLVADKANWNESQAKWEFNDGKILTLTPSGSTTSADFDRYLYPLSPAPLRIAKLPKDANNMTVSEAVEAEQLLSDAGDRKEARRLRVRIQEKFTVPMACLVFGLIGSSLGAKPNSRTSRSQGFGISVVLIFVYYVLSFSFSSLGVKGTLAPFLAAWGPVLISLAAGGVLLRQASR; via the coding sequence TTGAACCATGATCTTTGGATTTCAGCTCAACGTCAGCTCCGCAGGCTTGTTCATCGAATTCCTTTAATTGATCGTTGGCTCCTTGGAGAATTAATCGGGCCCTTGTTGTTTGCTCTTACAGCATTCACGGTGGTGTCTCTCTCCGTCGGGGTGATGTTTGACCTGGTTCGCAAGATTGTTGAATCGAACCTCCCTTGGACGATCGCTGTTCAAGTGCTGTTGCTGAAATTGCCAAGCTTTTTGGTGATTTCCTTCCCAATGGCCACGTTGATGGCATCCCTGCTTGCTTATAGCCGTCTTTCTGCCAATAGCGAGCTGACTGCTCTTCGAAGCGTTGGTGTAACAGCAAGTCGAATGGTTGCTCCTGCAATCGCCTTGGCTCTTTTGATGACAAGCCTGTCATTTCTTTTCAATGATGTGATCGTGCCACGAACAAACCGGTCTGCTGAATTCACATTACAACGAGCCCTTGGTAAAGCCATTGCTGCTGAGAAGGGTGATAATATTGTTTATTCTCGGTTTGGGCGAGTCGCTAAATCTGATGGTGAATCTAGTAAGGGTTTAACACAATTATTCTATGCAAGAGAATTCGAAGACGGAACAATGATTGGTGTTACCGTCTTGGATTTTTCTCGATTTGGTTTCACTCAGATGCTTGTCGCAGATAAGGCCAACTGGAATGAATCTCAGGCTAAGTGGGAATTTAATGATGGAAAAATTCTTACCCTCACTCCATCAGGAAGCACTACATCAGCTGATTTTGATCGATACCTCTACCCACTAAGTCCTGCGCCACTACGGATCGCGAAATTGCCAAAAGACGCTAACAACATGACTGTATCCGAAGCTGTAGAGGCTGAACAACTTCTGTCTGATGCTGGGGACCGAAAAGAAGCTCGCAGGCTCAGAGTTCGAATCCAAGAGAAATTCACCGTCCCAATGGCTTGTTTGGTATTTGGTTTGATCGGTTCGAGTCTTGGTGCAAAGCCCAACAGCAGAACGAGTCGGAGTCAAGGTTTTGGGATCAGTGTGGTCCTAATTTTTGTTTACTATGTTTTGAGCTTTAGTTTTAGTTCACTCGGCGTCAAAGGGACATTGGCTCCCTTTCTGGCCGCTTGGGGGCCAGTATTGATTTCTCTTGCAGCTGGCGGAGTGTTGTTGCGCCAGGCAAGCCGGTGA
- the typA gene encoding translational GTPase TypA, whose product MSASNKAIRNIAIIAHVDHGKTTLVDALLSQSGIFRDNEAVPTCVLDSNDLERERGITILSKNTAVTYNDTRINIVDTPGHADFGGEVERVLGMVDGCLLIVDANEGPMPQTRFVLKKALEQGLRPIVFVNKIDRARVDPETAVDKVLDLFLELGADDDQCDFPYLFGSGLGGFAKPDMKTESDNMRPLFDAILRHVPPPVGDPEKPLQLQITTLDYSDFLGRIIIGRVHNGVIRQGQRATLIKDDGSEKKGRISKLLGFEGLQRVDIAEASAGDLIAVAGFDDVNIGETIACPDEPKALPLIKVDEPTLQMTFVVNDSPFAGKEGKFVTSRQLRDRLQRELLTNVALRVEDTDSPDRFSVCGRGELHLGILIETMRREGFEFQVSQPQVIFRTIDGTPCEPVETLVMDVPEAAVGSCIEKLGTRKGEMQNMETGADNRTQLEFVVPSRGLIGFRGEFIRATRGEGIMSHSFFEYRPMVGDFETRRNGVLIAFEEGTATFYALKGAEDRGQFFITPGTKVYKGMIIGENTRQQDMEINICKAKQVTNIRSAGADVLDTLQSPIQMTLERALEYIGPDEMLEVTPESMRLRKLPAKKMAKR is encoded by the coding sequence ATGAGCGCCTCGAATAAGGCGATTCGCAATATTGCGATCATCGCCCACGTGGATCACGGCAAAACCACTCTTGTGGATGCCCTGCTCAGCCAGTCCGGAATCTTTCGCGACAACGAGGCCGTCCCAACATGCGTCCTTGACTCCAATGATTTGGAGCGTGAGCGCGGAATTACCATTCTTTCGAAGAACACTGCAGTTACCTATAACGACACGAGAATCAATATTGTTGACACCCCTGGGCACGCTGATTTCGGTGGTGAAGTTGAGCGTGTGCTTGGCATGGTCGATGGATGTTTGCTCATCGTTGATGCCAATGAGGGGCCCATGCCCCAAACCCGTTTTGTGCTCAAAAAAGCCCTCGAACAGGGTTTGAGACCGATTGTTTTTGTTAACAAAATTGACCGTGCGCGCGTTGATCCAGAAACCGCTGTCGATAAGGTACTTGACCTTTTTCTAGAGTTAGGTGCTGATGACGATCAGTGTGATTTTCCCTATTTATTTGGCAGTGGATTAGGAGGCTTCGCAAAGCCCGACATGAAAACAGAGAGCGACAACATGCGTCCTCTCTTTGATGCCATCTTGCGTCATGTACCACCTCCAGTTGGTGATCCTGAGAAGCCACTACAGCTTCAAATTACTACCCTCGATTATTCAGACTTCCTCGGTCGAATTATTATTGGACGGGTCCATAATGGTGTTATTAGACAGGGGCAAAGAGCGACACTCATTAAGGATGATGGAAGTGAAAAGAAAGGTCGTATAAGCAAGCTTTTAGGCTTTGAAGGCTTACAAAGAGTAGATATTGCAGAAGCGTCTGCCGGAGACCTTATTGCTGTTGCTGGTTTCGACGATGTCAACATTGGCGAGACGATTGCCTGCCCTGACGAACCAAAAGCGTTACCCCTTATCAAGGTTGATGAGCCCACGCTTCAAATGACCTTTGTGGTCAATGATTCTCCTTTTGCAGGAAAAGAGGGCAAGTTTGTAACGAGCCGCCAGCTGCGAGATCGTTTGCAACGTGAACTGCTCACGAATGTTGCCTTACGCGTTGAAGATACCGATTCTCCGGATCGTTTCTCTGTTTGTGGTCGCGGTGAGCTTCATCTCGGCATCTTGATCGAAACGATGCGGCGTGAAGGCTTTGAATTTCAGGTCTCTCAACCACAGGTGATTTTCCGCACGATCGACGGCACGCCTTGTGAGCCTGTTGAAACACTGGTGATGGATGTTCCTGAAGCAGCAGTTGGTAGCTGCATTGAAAAGCTTGGAACTCGAAAAGGGGAAATGCAAAATATGGAAACCGGCGCTGACAACCGCACGCAACTTGAATTCGTTGTTCCTTCCAGGGGACTGATTGGTTTCCGTGGTGAATTCATTCGCGCCACTCGCGGAGAAGGAATTATGAGCCATTCGTTTTTTGAATATCGTCCGATGGTGGGGGATTTTGAGACTCGAAGGAATGGCGTTTTGATTGCATTTGAAGAAGGCACAGCTACTTTCTATGCTCTAAAGGGAGCAGAGGATCGTGGACAATTCTTTATCACTCCGGGCACTAAAGTCTATAAAGGAATGATTATTGGTGAGAATACTCGTCAACAAGATATGGAAATTAATATCTGTAAGGCTAAGCAGGTCACTAACATTCGTTCCGCTGGCGCAGATGTTTTGGATACGCTCCAGTCTCCGATTCAGATGACGTTAGAGCGTGCCTTGGAATATATCGGACCTGATGAAATGCTTGAAGTCACACCTGAATCCATGCGGTTGAGAAAATTACCAGCTAAAAAAATGGCTAAGCGTTGA
- a CDS encoding DUF309 domain-containing protein — protein MSVQVDPRFQQAVDLFNRRAWYEAHDAFEEIWHETAGPERRLLQGILQIAVAHVHLERGNLRGATILLGEGVGRLSSAIPGDLGLDLPLVRDQARLILEALQQETDPVALPVPELRDHS, from the coding sequence TTGAGCGTTCAAGTCGATCCCCGATTCCAGCAGGCCGTCGATCTATTCAATCGACGTGCCTGGTATGAAGCCCATGATGCGTTTGAGGAGATCTGGCATGAAACGGCCGGTCCCGAACGTCGATTACTTCAAGGAATTCTGCAAATTGCAGTTGCTCATGTTCACTTAGAACGGGGCAATCTCAGAGGCGCAACAATTTTATTAGGTGAAGGTGTAGGACGCCTTTCCTCGGCTATTCCAGGAGATCTTGGTCTCGATCTGCCTTTGGTTCGAGATCAGGCCCGTTTGATATTGGAAGCACTTCAACAGGAGACCGATCCTGTCGCACTTCCAGTTCCTGAGTTGCGTGACCACTCTTAG
- the ccsB gene encoding c-type cytochrome biogenesis protein CcsB, whose protein sequence is MDPVLGLGLLAFSLLLLALPLAFWKVSSEKTSGLVTLLIATANLALTAQLVLRWWQSGHFPISNLYESLCFLAWACTLTQLLVERSWPTPIVAAAATPMGLGCIAFASFALPDQLQEASPLVPALRSSWLVMHVSVIMVSYAALLVGSLLSVAVLVTDRSHALELRSSSIGSGGYRRATLATPIGNVGESEVHLSSVQFSRNELLDSLSYRTITVGFLLLTVGIISGAVWANEAWGSYWSWDPKETWALICWLVYAAYLHTRLSRGWQGRRPALVASAGLVVIGVCYIGVNLLGIGLHSYGWFFG, encoded by the coding sequence ATGGATCCGGTTCTTGGGCTCGGGTTGCTTGCTTTTTCCCTTTTGCTGTTGGCCTTGCCACTTGCCTTCTGGAAAGTCAGCTCAGAAAAGACCTCTGGGCTTGTGACGCTGTTGATTGCAACAGCGAACCTCGCCTTGACGGCTCAACTTGTTCTCCGTTGGTGGCAGTCGGGCCATTTTCCGATCAGCAACCTCTATGAGTCGCTCTGCTTCCTGGCTTGGGCCTGCACCCTCACCCAATTGTTAGTGGAGAGATCATGGCCAACACCAATTGTCGCGGCAGCAGCAACTCCGATGGGCTTGGGATGTATTGCGTTCGCAAGCTTTGCGCTGCCTGACCAGTTGCAAGAAGCCTCGCCACTTGTTCCAGCGTTGCGCTCCAGTTGGCTTGTGATGCACGTCAGTGTCATCATGGTGAGTTATGCCGCTCTTTTGGTTGGATCTCTGTTGTCAGTGGCTGTTCTGGTGACTGATCGCAGTCATGCTTTGGAACTGCGTAGCAGCTCGATTGGCAGTGGAGGCTATCGACGTGCAACGCTTGCGACCCCAATCGGCAATGTGGGTGAGTCTGAGGTTCACTTGTCTTCTGTGCAGTTCTCTCGCAATGAGCTGTTGGACAGCCTTAGCTATCGCACTATTACGGTTGGCTTTTTATTGCTCACAGTTGGGATTATTAGCGGTGCTGTTTGGGCCAATGAGGCCTGGGGCAGCTACTGGAGCTGGGATCCAAAAGAAACTTGGGCACTGATTTGCTGGTTGGTCTACGCAGCTTATTTGCATACACGGTTGAGCAGAGGATGGCAGGGTCGGCGTCCTGCTTTAGTGGCTAGCGCAGGATTGGTTGTGATTGGTGTTTGCTACATCGGTGTGAATCTTCTTGGTATTGGCCTACATAGCTATGGCTGGTTCTTTGGATAA